CTTTCCTTGTCAGACCTGAAAACCCTCGAGAACTCCTCGGAACAGGAAATGATCCAAAAGATCCTGGAGGACGCCGTACTCCTCACGGAAAGCGAAGGGGGCTACTTCCACTTTGTGAACCAGGATCAGGTCAATATTGAGCTTTTTACCTGGTCCAAATCCGTCAGAAATCAATGCAAAGCCCCCCGGGACCATAAATACGCCTTGCATGAGGCGGGCATATGGGCCGACTGCATCAGAACCGGCGTTCCCCAGATCCACAACGACTACCCCAGTCATCCTTTAAAAAAGGGCTATCCGGAGGGCCACATTCCCATCCGCAGGCACATGAGCGTTCCTATTTTCGATCGGGAAGCCATGATAGCCATCGTGGGGGTGGCCAACAAGGAAGAGCCTTACGACGAATCCGACGTTCGCCAGTTGACCCTCTTCGCCCAGGCCTTATGGAATCATATCCGGGACAAACGGAGCCGGGAAGAGACCAAAGCCCTGGAATTGAGGCTCAGGCAATCCCAAAAAATGGAAGCCATGGGCGCCCTGGCCGGGGGCATCGCCCACGACTTTAACAACATCCTGGCGCCCATCATCGGCTACACGGAAATGGAGCTGGACGAGGCCATCAGCGAGCAAAGGCCCCATGACGGCCTGGAGGCCATTCTCAAAGCCAGCTACCGCGCCAGGGATCTGGTCAAACAAATCCTGACATTCAGCCGCGGCGCCGAGCATGAAATGGGGCCGGTGCGCATCCAGAGCATTATCAAGGAATCCATCAAGCTCATCCGCTCCTCCTTTCCGTCCACCATCAACATCTCCCAGATGATCGACGAAAAGTGCGGACCGGTCCTGGCCGACCCCACGCAGATTCACCAGATCATCATGAATCTCTGCACCAATTCGCTCCACGCCATGCAGGATCGGGGCGGCTCCCTGGATATCAGCCTGCGGGAGATGGAAGTGCACTCGCCGGATCTGTCCCTGTTCCCCAATCTCATGGAGGGCAAGCACCTGCGCCTGGCCATCAGCGATACGGGCAGGGGTATGGAGCGGGAAACCATGGAGCGAATTTTCGAGCCTTATTTCACCACCAAAGCCAAAGAGGAAGGAACCGGGCTCGGCCTTTCCGTGGTGCACGGCATTGTCACCAGCATCAACGGCGCCGTCAAAGTCTATTCGGAGCCCGGCAAAGGCTCATCATTCCATGTCCTGCTGCCCGTCATGCAATCCGCCGAACCTGAAGTGGACTTGGAGCCCCTGGACGCCATTCCCCACGGAAATGAAAGAATCCTGGTGGTGGACGACGAGGAAATGATGGTAACAATGGTAGAAAGCATGCTGGAACGGCTCGGATACACGGCTGAATGCGCCACCAGATCCACCGACGCCCTGGCCTTGTTCAAAGCCGATCCCCATGCTTACGACGCTTTGTTCACCGACCTGACCATGCCGGGATTCACCGGCATCCAGCTTGCGCAAAAATGCAAGGAAATCCGGCCGGACCTGCCTGTGGTGCTGTGCACGGGATTCAGCGAAAGAACCACCGGTCATATCATCGACAGCGTGGGCATAAACGTCACGATGAACAAGCCCATTGTGATTCGCGATCTCGCAATGGCCTTGCGTGAAGCCCTGGACCGCCCCTAACCTCCCCATCGCGCCCCCTAAGAGGCTGTTATGAAAAATGACCTGCAGGGCCTTTCCCCCTTTCTAATGTCCGCCGTGCTAATCCTGGGCATTTGCTTTTTCTCCTTTTTAAAATACCGCCATTGGAGCGGACCGGCCCTCTCCCTTGGCCTTCTTATGTCCGCGGCATACATCCTGTGGCTGATTGTGGAGGCCGGGACGTCCGTGCGCGATAAAAAGGCCGGCAAAACGGAAAAGGACAAAGGAACCCTGGAATGGTACGCCTTCTCCCAGGGCGGAGTCATCCTGACGGCGCTGGGCTTTTCCACGCCATGGCAGGAGGGGTCCCCCTGGATGGTCCTGGGTCTGCTGATTTTCGCCTCCGGGGTTTTGTTCCGCCAATGGGCGGTCCGGGAATTGGGGGCCTTTTACTCCCATCGGGTGCGCATTCGAAACGAACACCAAGTCATCCAAACCGGCCCCTACAGGTGGGTGCGTCATCCGGCCTACTCGGGCATGATCCTGGCCCATATGGGCGTGGTTCTTTTTTTCGGAACCCTTCCCAGCCTGGTTTTTCTGTGTTTGCTGATCGCCGCCATAGTCTCCCGGATTCGCGTGGAGGAAGCGGCGTTAGCCGATTTGACCGGCTACAAGGAGTTTTGCGACAATAAAAAACGTTTGGCCCCCTTGATCTGGTAGCGGGGATAAATCCTTCCGGCGGCGAAGCCATGCTGACTGCATCCGTCAAAATTCTTAAAAACGCTTTTCTGGACGCTCTGTATCCGCCCAAATGCGCGGCGTGCGGGGAGTTCATCCCCGAAGCTCCGCCCTCCCCTCTTCCCAAATTCCTGTGCCCGGATTGTCTGATGGATTACACCCCCGCGGCCTCCCCGTTATGCCTGAAATGCGGCATGCCCTTTGTCTCCCCCGAAGGGCCGGACCATTTGTGCGGC
Above is a genomic segment from Desulfatibacillum aliphaticivorans DSM 15576 containing:
- a CDS encoding PAS domain-containing sensor histidine kinase, with translation MKRARVEIFPHHLEGSGGKGRAQDDGAVFETLYNKTPVMMQALDVQGNIISVNDYWLVNLELSRAEVLGRPLLDFLSPESRMHAAKEVLPALQTEGFVFDVELEFQSKRGSLLEVSFSAVKDKTKEGVECFPGFLTDITRRRASEKKLKLDEARLEALLSLSDLKTLENSSEQEMIQKILEDAVLLTESEGGYFHFVNQDQVNIELFTWSKSVRNQCKAPRDHKYALHEAGIWADCIRTGVPQIHNDYPSHPLKKGYPEGHIPIRRHMSVPIFDREAMIAIVGVANKEEPYDESDVRQLTLFAQALWNHIRDKRSREETKALELRLRQSQKMEAMGALAGGIAHDFNNILAPIIGYTEMELDEAISEQRPHDGLEAILKASYRARDLVKQILTFSRGAEHEMGPVRIQSIIKESIKLIRSSFPSTINISQMIDEKCGPVLADPTQIHQIIMNLCTNSLHAMQDRGGSLDISLREMEVHSPDLSLFPNLMEGKHLRLAISDTGRGMERETMERIFEPYFTTKAKEEGTGLGLSVVHGIVTSINGAVKVYSEPGKGSSFHVLLPVMQSAEPEVDLEPLDAIPHGNERILVVDDEEMMVTMVESMLERLGYTAECATRSTDALALFKADPHAYDALFTDLTMPGFTGIQLAQKCKEIRPDLPVVLCTGFSERTTGHIIDSVGINVTMNKPIVIRDLAMALREALDRP
- a CDS encoding methyltransferase family protein produces the protein MKNDLQGLSPFLMSAVLILGICFFSFLKYRHWSGPALSLGLLMSAAYILWLIVEAGTSVRDKKAGKTEKDKGTLEWYAFSQGGVILTALGFSTPWQEGSPWMVLGLLIFASGVLFRQWAVRELGAFYSHRVRIRNEHQVIQTGPYRWVRHPAYSGMILAHMGVVLFFGTLPSLVFLCLLIAAIVSRIRVEEAALADLTGYKEFCDNKKRLAPLIW